CGCTACAGCCGGTGGGACGGCACGCAGCGCGCGTTCTCGCTCGCCGCCGAGCAGGCGCTCGACGAGCTGGCCCGCCATCTGATGGAGGGCATGGGCGTCGAAGAGGCGCTGTCCTGGATGCGCTACCAGGGCTTCGAGCTGGCCGGCATGGACTTCCGCGTGATGGGCGTGGAGGAGCTCTTGCAGAAGCTCCGCCAGCAGGCGCGCGAGCGCATGGCCGGTCACAACATGGAGCGGACCTTCGACGAGCGCTGGCAGAAGCTGCGCGACCTGTTGGAGCGCGAGGAGCAGGCGCAGGCCGGTCGCAACGGCGTCGAGTCCAAGCGCTGGAGCGAGTTCAAGGCGCGCAAGGACTCACTCCCGCGCCGCCTGTCCGACGCCGTGCGGCGCTTCTCCGACCACGAGTGGGCGGACTCCGAGGCCGAGGCGGAGTTCCGCGAGCTCGAGGCCGAGCTCGGCGACCTGCGCGCGCTCGAGGAGTTCCACGCGCGCAACCGCCAGATGCTGCGCGGGGGTCACTCGCTCTCGTTCGACGAGGCGATGGACCTGATGCACGAGATCGAGAGGCTCGGACAGCTCGCGCGCAACCTGCTCGAAGGCCGCTTCGACGAGATCTCGCTCGACGAGCTGCGCGAGATCGCCGGCGACGAGGGCGTGGAGTCGATCCTGATCCTGCGCGACATGCGCCGCAACCTGGAGGAGGGCGGGCTGGTGCGGCCGGGCGAGAACGGCCTCGAGCTGACTCCGCGCGCGATCCGGCGCATCGGCGAGCTGGCGCTCGAGGACATCTACGGGTCACTCAAGCGCGGCACGCCGGGCGCGCACGCCACGACCCACCGCGGCGGCGGCCTGGTCACGATCGAACGCTCCAAGCCCTACGTGTTCGGCGAGCCCGCGCACCTCGACGCCGTGGCCAGCGTGCGCAACGCGCTGTTGCGCGATCCCAGCCGCGCGCGCGTGCCGCTGCGGCTCGAGCCCGGCGACCTGCAGGTCTTCGACACGGACCAGCAGACCGACACCACCACGGTGCTCCTGCTCGACATGAGCTGGTCCATGTCGTGGTCCGGGCGCTGGCCGGCCGCCAAGCGCGTGGCGATCGCGATGGACCAGCTGATCCGCACGAGATACCCGCGCGACCGCTTCTTCATCGTCGGCTTCTACACGCGCGCGCGCGAGCTGAAGATCCCCGAGCTGCCTGAGCTCGTGTGGAACATGGAAGACCCGTTCACCAACCTGCAGGACGGCCTGCGCGTCGCGCAGCGGCTGATCGACCGCAATCCGTCGGCCAACAAACAGATCATCGTGATCACCGACGGCCAGCCGACCGCCTACTTCGTGGGCGACGAGCTGCGCGTCGAGTGGCCCAGCGGCGTGGGCGGCACCAGCCCGCGCGCCAACAAGGAGACGCTGGGTGAGGTGAGTCGCGTGACTCGCAAGGGCATCACGATCAACACCTTCATGCTCGACGACTCACCCGAGCTGATGCGCTTCGTGGAAGGCATGACGCGCATCAACAAGGGCCGCGCCTTCTACACCACGCCCGGGCAGATCGGCGAGTACATCATGGTCGACTACCTCTCGCGGAAGCGGCGCAAGATTCGTTGATCGTCTCGAGTGAGGAGCTCAGGGAGCGCTGTCTCGCGGCGCGCGTGGTGCTGGAGCTCGGCTTCGGCCGCGGCGAGCTCTTGCTCGACCTGGCCGAGGCAGAGCCTGCCCGCGCGTTCGTGGGCGTCGAGATCTCGCGCAAGCGGGTCGAGAAGGTCGCCAAGCGCGCCGAAAAGCGGGGGCTCGCGAACGTCTGGCTTCTGCACGCGCCGGCCGAGTACGCGCTCGAGCGCGTGCTGCCCCCGGGCTGCGTGGAGGAGTGCTGGATCAACTGCCCCGACCCGTGGCCCAAGAAGCGGCATTGGCGCCGGCGCCTGATCCAGCCGCTCTTGCTCGAGCGGCTGGCGGCGGCGCTCGCGCCGGGCGCGCTCCTGCACATCGCGACCGACCACGTGGGCTACCGCGACTGGATCGCCGACGTCATGGCGGGACAGAGCGCCTTCGTGAGTCTCCACGCCGCGCCCTGGTCCGAGTCACGCCCCGCGCGCCGCGAGACGGCCTACGAGGCGGAATGGCGCGCGGAAGGTCGCACGCTTTCGTACTTCGACTATCGTAGGGCGCCTTGAACTCCCTCCTGGCCCATACGCCCGCCGAGCTGCGCGCCGCGTTCGCGGAGGCGGGCACGCCCGGCTTCCGCGCCGCGCAGGTCGCGCAGTGGGTCTACGGCCGGCGCGTGCGCGACTTCGCGGCCATGGGCAACCTGCCGGCCGCGCTGCGCGCCGAGCTGGGCAAGAGCTGGCGCACGCGCGCGCTCGCGCTCGAGTCCGTCCACGGCGCGGCCGATGGCACGCGCAAGCTCGTGCTCGCCACCGCCGACGGCGCGCGCATCGAGGCCGTGCTGATTCCCGAAGCGCGCCGCCAGACGCTGTGTGTCTCGTCGCAGGTCGGCTGCAGCCTGGACTGCGCCTTCTGCGCCACGGGCCGCATGGGCCTGGGCCGCAACCTGCGCGCCGACGAGATCGTCGACCAGGCGCTGCACGCGGCCGAGCTGCTCGACGCAGACGGCCGCGCACTGACTCACGTGGTGTTCATGGGCATGGGCGAGCCGTTGCTCAACCTGAAGCACGTGCTGCAGGCGATCCGCGTGCTGACCGACCCCGACGCCTTCGGCCTGGCGCCGCGCCGCATCACCGTCTCGACCGCGGGCGTCGCGCCCAAGATCGCCGAGCTGGGCGAGGCCGTGCCGGTGCGGCTTGCGATCTCGCTCCACGCTGCGCGCGACGAGCTGCGCGACGTGCTGGTGCCGCTGAACCGGCGCTTTCCGATCGCCGAGCTGCTCGCGGCCTGCGCGAAGTTCCCGACGCCCAGACGCGAGCGCCTGTCGTTCGAGTACACGCTGATCGCGGGCGTGAACGACTCAGCCAGCGACGCGCACGCGCTGGCGGCGCTGGCCAGGAAGGTCCATGCCAAGGTCAACCTGATCCCGTTGAACGAGCATCCCGGAACGACCTACCGGCGCCCGAGCGAGGCGCGCATGGACGCGTTCCTCGGCGTGCTCGCGGCCGAGCGCGTGACCGCCACGCTGCGCCGCTCCCGCGGCGACGACATCTTCGCCGCCTGCGGACAACTCGGCGCGCGCGGCGACGCGCAGCCGGGCGCGGCAAGCCCGGAACCCGCCTACCGATAAGAGTCGGATGCTCTACGCGATCGGCGACATACACGGCATGCGCGACGAGCTCGTCCGCCTGCTGTCGCGCCTGCCGCTCAGCCAGGGCGACCGACTGCTGTTCATCGGTGACTACGTGGACCGCGGCCCCAATCCCAAGGGCGTGGTCGACGAGCTGCTCCGGCTGCAGAAGAGCTACGAGTGCATCTTTCTCATGGGCAACCACGAGGCGATGTTCCTGTCGTTTCTCGGCTGGGAAGGAGCGAATTACTTCGGCGCCGAGGCCTTCCTGCACAACGGCGGAGAGACCACGCTCCAGAGCTACGGCTACTTCGAGGCCAAGGACGACTTCGCGCTCGAGCCGGCGCACGAGGCCTTCTACCGCAGCCTCGCGCTCTGGCACCTCGACGGCGAATACGCGTTCGTACACGCGGGTCTCTCGAAGGCCGCGCTCGGCTTGTCCGACGCCAAGTACGCGCTCTCGCGCGAGAAGGCGCGCGACCTCTTGTGGCAGCGCGAGACCGCCGACCTGCCGCACAGCCTGGGAGTCACCGTGATCTACGGCCACACCCCGCTGCCGGATTTCGGTGTACGCTGGAACCTGCCGTACTCGATCGGAATCGATACGGGTGCCGTCTACGGCGGTCCGCTGACGGCGATCCGGCTGCCGGACGAGACGATCTTCCAGTCCTCATGAAGCTCACCAGCGACCACGAACTGATCCGCGATGCCGTGCGCCGGCTGGCCGAGGCCGAGCTCGCGCCGATCGCGGCGCGCATCGACGCCGATGACTGGTTCCCGCGCGACTTCTTCCTGAAGCTGGGCGAGATCGGGGCGCTGGGCGTGCTGGTGCCCGAAGAGTACGGCGGCAGCGGCGGCGACTACATCGGCGCGACGCTGATCATGGAAGAGCTGGCGCGCGTGTCGGGCTCGGTGTCGCTCTCGTACGGCGCGCACGCGGTGCTGTGCGTGGGCGCGATCGCGCGCGACTGCTCGCACGAGCAGAAGAAGCGCGTGCTGCCGCGGCTGTGCAGCGGCGAGGCGATCGGCGCTTGGGCGCTCACCGAGCCGGGCTCCGGCTCCGACGCGCTGGGCATGCGCACGCGGGCGGTGCGCGCTGGCAGTCACTACGTGATCGACGGCGGCAAGACTTTCATCACCAACGGCTCCGAGGCCGAGACACTCGTGGTCTACGCGCGCACCGACCCCGCGCAGGGCGCGCACGGCATCTCGGTGTTCCTGGTCGACGCCAAGACGCCCGGCTTCCAGTGCAGCCGCACGCTCGACAAGATGGGCATGCGCGGCAGCCCGACCGCGGAGCTGCGCTTCGACGCCATGCGCGTGGCCGCCGGGGACCGGATCGGCGAGGAGAACCGCGGCGTGGCCCTGATGATGCGCGGGCTCGATGTGGAGCGCGCCACGCTCGCGGGCATCTCCGTGGGTCTCGCGCAGGCCGCGCTCGACCACTCACTCGCCTGGGCGCGCGAGCGCGAGCAGTTCGGCCGCCCGATCGCCGAGTTCCAGATGGTGCAGAAGCTGCTCGCGGACATGTACGTCGACGTGACTGCGGCGCGGCTGCTCGTGTACGAGGCCGCCGAGCTGTGCATCGCCCAGTCGAGCGGCTGCGCGAAGCTGGCGTCCGCCGCCAAGCTGCTCGCCTCCGAGATCGCCACCAAGGCGGGGCTCGCCGCCGTGCAGGTCTTCGGCGGCTACGGGTACACGCGCGACTACCCCGTCGAGCGCATCGCGCGCGACGCCAAGCTGATGGAGATCGGCGCGGGCACGTCCGAGATCCAGCGCACGATCATTGCCCGCGAGCTGCTGAAGGGCCGCTGAGTCACCCTGCCTCATACTGGGGCAGGACGCTTCAGCCACGCGCACGGTTCGGGCGCGGCCCGGCCGGCATGCCCGTTGCTCCCGAGGCGCAGCGTGGCGCTGCCGCCGATCGAAAAGTCCGAGCGCGTACGCGCCTCCGCAAACCTGCGCGACTATGCACGCGAGTGCGCAGCGTTCCGCTGGGACCGAGCGCGGGAGCACCTCGAAGGGCTGCCGAACGGCCGAGGCCTCAACATGGCGCACGAGGCCGTCGACCGGCACGCGCGCGGCCCGCGGGCGGCCAAGACCGCCCTGCGCTTCCTCGAACGCGGTGACTCGGTCCGCGATGTCTCGTACGCGGAGCTCGCCGAGTTCTCGAGCCGCTTCGCGAACGCGCTGCGCGAGCTCGGCGTCGGGAGGGGCGAGCGCGTGTTCGCGCTGGCGGGCCGGATCCCCGAGCTCTACGTCGCGGCGCTCGGCGCGCTCAAGAACGGCAGCGTGTTCTGCCCGCTGTTCTCGGCGTTCGGCCCGGAGCCGATCCGGACGCGGCTCGAGCGCGGCGACGCACGCGTGCTGGTGACTACGAGCGCGCTCTACGCGCGCAAAGTGGCGGGCCTGCGCGCATCGCTGCCCAAGCTCGAGCACGTGCTGCTCGCCCGCTGCGAGCCCGGGAGCGCGCAGCCGCCGGGCACCCACGAGCTCGACGCCTGTCTCGCGCGCGCGTCCTCGAGCTTCGAGATTCCGCCGACCGACCCCGAGGACATGGCGCTGCTCCACTTCACGAGCGGCACCACGGGGGCCCCCAAGGGCGCGGTCCACGTGCACGCCGCGGTGCTCGCGCACCACGTGACCGCGGGCCACGCCCTAGACCTGCGAACGGATGACACTTTCTGGTGTACGGCAGATCCAGGCTGGGTCACCGGAACCTCGTACGGCATTCTCGCGCCACTCAGCCACGGGACGACCACGCTGGTCGACGAATCGGAGTTCGACGCCGAGCGCTGGTACGCGACGCTCGAACGACAGCGCGTGACCAACTGGTACACGGCGCCGACGGCGGTGCGCATGTTGATGAAGGCGGGCGCCGCTCTGGCCCGGCGTCACGATCTCTCGGCGCTGCGCTTCGTGGCGAGCGTCGGCGAGCCGCTCAACCCCGAGGCGGTCCTGTTCGGGCAGGAGGCGTTCGGGATCCCGATCCACGACAACTGGTGGCAGACCGAGACGGGTGGAATCATGATCGCGAACTTCGCGTCGCAGGAGATCCGGCCCGGCTCGATGGGCCGTCCGGTGCCGGGCGTCGAGGCGGGCATCGTGCGGCGCGAGCGCGACGGAGCGGTAGTGGAGGTCACCGAGCCCGACGTGCTGGGCGAGCTCGCGCTGCGCCCGGGCTGGCCCTCGATGTTCCGCGGCTATCTGCACGACGACGAGCGCTACCGGAAGTGTTTCGCCGGCGGCTGGTATCTGTCTGGGGATCTCGCGCGGCGCGATCGCGACGGGTACTTCTGGTTCGTGGGCCGCGGCGACGACGTGATCAAGTCATCGGGTCACTTGATCGGTCCCTTCGAGGTCGAGAGCGTGCTGATGGAGCATCCCGCCGTGATCGAGGCCGCCGTGATCGGCAAGCCCGACCCCGTGGCGGGAGAGATCGTCAAGGCTTTCGTCGTGCTGCGCGCCGGCCAGACGCCGGGCACCGCGCTGCTGCGCGAGCTGTCGGCGTTCGCGCGCACCCGGCTGGGCGCCGCGGTGGCGCCCAAGGAGCTCGAGTTCCGCGACTCCGTGCCCAAGACGCGCAGCGGCAAGATCCTGCGCCGCCTGCTGCGCGCGCGCGAGCTCGGACTGCCCGAAGGAGACACTTCCACGCTCGAGGGCGCAGAGTGACTCACGAGGCGCCGGCTGCCCCGCGCGACCGCGAGCACGCACTGCGCCTGCTCCGGGGGATGGTCCGGATCCGGCGCTTCGAGGAAGCCTGCGCCGAGCAGTACAGCAAGGGCAGGATCCGGGGTTTCCTGCACCTGTACGTGGGGCAGGAAGCCGTGGCCGTCGGCGTGCTCGACTGTCTCGAGCGCGACGACGCCGTAGTGGCGACCTATCGCGAGCACGGCCACGCGCTCGCGCGCGGCATCGACTCGGCGCGCCTCATGGCGGAGATGTTCGGCCGCGCCGAGGGCTGCAGCGGCGGGCGCGGTGGCTCGATGCACGTGTTCGACGCGGCCACGCGCTTCTACGGCGGGCAGGCGATCGTCGCCGCCGGGCTGCCGCTGGCCGTCGGGCTCGCGCTCGCCGACCAGATGCAGCGCCGCCCGCGAGTCACCGTGTGCTTCTTCGGCGAGGGCGCGGTCGCCGAAGGCGAGTTCCACGAGGCGATGAACCTCGCGGCGCTGTGGCGGCTCCCGGTGCTCTTCGCCTGCGAGAACAACCTGTACGCGATGGGCACCGCCCTGTCGCGCTCCGAGTCCGAGACCAACCTGTGCGTGAAGGCGGCCAGCTACGAGATGCCCGCGTGGTCCGTCGACGGCATGGACGTGCTCGCGGTCGAGGACGCCACGCGCAGGGCCATGACCGCGGTGCGGGAGGGCGGCCCGCTGTTCCTCGAGCTGCGCACGTACCGGTTCCGCGCGCACTCGATGTTCGACCCGCAGCTGTACCGCGACAAGGCCGAGGTCGAGCTCTGGAAGCAGCGCGACCCGATCCCCGCGTTCGCGTCCCGCGCCCAGGCGAGCGGCGCGCTGCGGCCCGAGGACCGCGCAGCCCTCGAGCAGGAGGCCGAGGCCGAGATGGCGCAGGCGGTTGCTTTCGCCGAGGCGGGCCGGCTCGAGCCCGTCGCCGAGCTCGCCCGCCACGTGTATTTCGAGGGCGAGGCGCGATGACCGAGCGCATCCAGCAGAGCTTCCGCGATGCCTTCCGGCAGTCACTGCGCGAGGCGCTCCTGCGCGACGAACGCGTGTTCCTGATGGGCGAGGACGTGGGGCGCTATGGCGGCAGCTACGCGGTGAGTCACGGCTTGCTCGCGGAGTTCGGGCCCGAGCGCATCCGCGACACGCCGCTGTCGGAGTCCGGGTTCGTAGGCGCGGGCATCGGAGCGGCGCTGGGCGGGATGCGTCCGATCGTCGAGATCATGACCGTGAACTTCAGCCTGCTGGCGCTCGACCAGATCGTGAACGGCGCGGCCACGCTCTCGCACATGTCGGGGGGCCAGATCCACGTACCGCTCGTGATCCGCATGGCGACGGGCGCCGGCCGCCAGCTGGCCGCGCAGCACTCCCACAGCCTGGAGGGCTGGTATGCGCACATCCCGGGCATCAAGATCGCCGCCCCCGCGACGCTCGAGGACGCCCGCGGCATGCTGTGGACCGCGCTTTGCGACCCCGACCCGGTGCTGATCTTCGAGCAGGCGCGGCTCTACCCGGTCGAGGGCGAAGTGGCCGCGGACGCGGGTCCCGTCGACCTCGAGCGAGCGGCGGTGCGCCGATCGGGCCGCGACGTCAGCCTGATCGCCTACGGCGGGACGCTCGACCGCGCGCTCGAGGCGGCGCAGTCACTCGCCGCCGAGGGCATCGAGGCGGAGGTGCTGGACCTGCGCGTGCTGCGGCCGCTCGACGAGGCCGCGATCCTCGCGACCGTGGCGCGTACTCACCGCGTGGTGATCGCCGACGAAGGCTGGAGGAGCGGCAGCCTCTCCGCGGAGGTCGCCGCGCGCATCGCCGAGCGCGCCCTGGGGGAGCTCGACGCCCCGATCCGCCGCGTGTGCACGGCGGAGGTCCCGATCCCCTACCCGAAGCACCTGGAAGACGCAGCGCTGCCGTCGGCAGCGGGAATCGCCGCCGCGGCGCGCGAGCTGGTGGGCCGCCGTGGCTGAGTTGAGCATGCCTTCGCTCGGCGCCGACATGGATCGGGGCAAGATCCTCGAATGGCGCAAGAAGGTCGGTGAGTCCTTCGTCCGCGGCGAGATCGTCGTGCTGGTCGACACCGACAAGGCCGAGATCGAAGTCGAGAGCTTTCACGACGGCGTCCTCGACGAGATCCTGGTTGCCGTCGGCGAGACCGTGCCGGTGGGAACGCCGATCGCGCGCTTCACCGCATCCGCGCGTCCCGGCGCCGCGCCAGCCACGCCCCCGCCCCCAGTGACTCGCGCGCCGCCCGCGCCTGCGACTCCACCCAGGCCCCCGCGGCCCGCGGCGCCCGCCGCCGCGCCACCGGCCCCGGCGGCCGCCCGCGCGCATGCCACGCCGCTCGCGCGCCGCATCGCCGCGGAGCGCGGCGTCGACCTGACCGCGCTCGTCGGCAGCGGAGTCGACGGCGCGATCACTCGCGAGGACGTCGAGCGCGCCGCTGCGCCTGCGGCTCGGTCCGCCGTGCCGCGCGACCGGGCGGGCGCGATGCGCGCCGCGATTGCGGCCGCGATGGAGCGCGCGAACCGCGAGATCCCACACTACTACGTGGAGTCACGCATCGATCTCGGCCGCGCCACCGAGTGGCTCGCCGCGGCCAACGCGGCGCGCCCGATCGGCGAGCGGCTGCTGCCGGCGGCGCTGTTCGTGAAGGCGGTCGCGCTCGCGGCGCGCGAGGTGCCGGAGCTGAACGGCTTCTGGCGCGAGGGGGCGTTCGAGCCCGCGCGCGAGGTGCACGTGGGGCTGATCGTGTCACTTCGCCAAGGCGGGCTGCTCGCGCCCGCGCTGCACGACGCGGCCGACAAGAGTCTCTCGCAGATCATGGTCGCCTTGCGCGACGGGGTCGCGCGCGCCCGGGCAGGCAAGCTGCGCAGCTCCGAGGTCTCGGGCGCGACCATCTCACTCACCAATCTCGGCGATCAGGGCGCGCAGCGCGTGTTCGGCGTGATCATGCCGCCGCAGGTCGCGCTGGTGGGCTTCGGGCGGGTGACCGAACAGCCCGTGGCGTCAGGCGGGCTGATCGGGGCGCGCCCGGTGGTGGACGTGAGCGTGGCCGGCGATCACCGCGCGAGCGACGGGCACCGCGCGGGGCGCTTCCTGTCGGCGCTCGCGCGGCTGCTCGCCGAGCCGGAGCGTCTGTGAGCCGCGCCGAGCTGCGCGCCGCGATCTTCTCGGCCCTGGCCGAGGTGGCGCCCGAAGCCGATCCGGGCACGCTGCGCGACGAGCTCCCGCTGCGCGATCAGCTCGACCTGGACTCGATGGACTTCCTGAACCTGCTGATCGGCGTGCACCAGCGCACGGGGGTCGAGATTCCCGAGGCCGACTACGGGGAGCTCGCGAGCCTCGAGCAGCTCGTCGCGTACCTGGAGGCGAAGCAGCGGGGTTGAGGCAGCAGGAACGCCGGTTGCATCGAGGAGGCATCATGGAGATTCACTGGGACAACGTGGAGGAAGTGGACGAGGCGCTCCGGCACAAGCTGGAGGCGCGCATTCGCCGGCTGGTCGCGCAGCACGACGACATCCTGTCGATGCGCATCACGGGAAAGGGAGGCCATCACCACCGGCACGGCGCGCGCGAGATTCACATCGCCGCGCAGGCCAAAGGCCGGGTCATGACGGCGACCCGCTCCGCGCCCGACCTCGCGCGCGCTCTCCACGACGCCGTCGACGCCTTCGCGCACGAGCTGCGCCACGTGCGCGGAAGGCGCACGTCCACGCGCGTGCGGGCGCGCGCCGGCGGCCCGCCGCTCCTGGGCCTCGTCGATCGGCTCTACCGCGACGGGGGCTACGGCTTCGTGCTCACCGACGATGGGACTTCCGTCTACTTCCACCGCAACGCCGTGCACGGCGATCTCGACTTCGAAAAGCTCGAGGTGGGTCAGCGCATCGCGCTCGACGTGGAGGACGGCGACGAAGGGCCGCAAGCCACGGTGCTGCGCCCGGCGCGGGACGTGCCGTTGCCCTGACTCAGTCCTTGAGCTTCTCGAGCACTCGCAGCAGATCGAACGCAGTCACGATGCCGAGGAGCTGCGATCCCGCGCTGACGAACACGCGGTGGATGTGCTGCTCGCGCAGGAGCCGCGCGATCTCGGGAGCGGGTGTGCTCGGCGAGATGGTGAGGACCTCGGCGGTCATGGCCTCGCTCACGCGCAGCGCGGCCAGCCGGTTCTCGAAATCCTCGGGGCCGGCCGCCCAGTCCGGCGACGAGTACGGCAGCAGGTCGCGGAAGTAGCCCGTCTCGAAGCGGGCGGTACCGCTCTCTTCCTGGACGGCGCGGATCAGGTCGCTCGCGGTGATCACACCGATCAGCGTGCCCAGGTCGTCGACGACCGGCGCGCCGCTGATCTCCTCCTCTGCGAACAGGCGGTGGACCTCGAGCAGGGAAGCTTCGGGGTTCACGCTGATGAGACGGGTCTCCATGAGCTCGCGGGCAGTGGGCAACACACTCGTCCTCCTCGGGTCAGGTGGTGAATTTCGTCTCAGTGGGGGGAGGGCGCAAAGGGACGCTGTGTCACTCTACCTCGGGCATTCCGGCCCCTGCGCCCTTCTTCTCTTCCATCTCGGTGAGCGTTCCTTCGGCCAGGAGCAGAACTCCGGCCACCGATACCGCGTTGTCGAGCGCCGACCGGATCACCTTGGCGGCGTCGATGATTCCGGCCTCGACCAAGTCCACGTAGCGGCCGCGTGCGGCATCGAACCCGAACGAGCCGGCGCCCGCGCGCATGCGCTCTACGACGACCCCGGCGTCGCAGCCCGAATTCACGGCGATCTGGCGGGTCGGCGCCTCGAGCGCCTGGCGCAGGATCCGCACGCCCGTGCGCTCGTCGCCCTCACACTTCTGCTCGACGGCCTCGACGGCGGGAATCGCGCGCAGGAGCGCGAGACCCGCGCCGGGAACGATGCCCTCGGCGACCGCGGCCTTGGTCGCGTTGATCGCGTCGTCGAAGGCCTCGCGGCGACTCTTCATCTCCGCCTCCGAAGGAGCACCGACGCGGATCACCGCCACGCCGCCCGAGAGCTTGGCGAGTCTCTCCTCGAGCTTCTCGCGGTCATAGTCCGACTTGCTGTCGGCGATCGCGCGCCGGAGCTCCTCGCAGCGCCCCTTCAGCGCCGTGGGATCTCCGCCGCCGCCGATGATCGTCGTGGTGTCCTTGTTCACGATGACTCGCTTGGCCTTGCCGAGCTGAGGGAGCTCGAGATTCTCGAGCTTGAGGCCGAGCTCCTCGGACACGATCGTGCCGCCGCACAGCGTCGCGATGTCCCGGAGGATCTCCTTGCGCCGGTCGCCGAAGCCCGGCGCCTTGACTGCGCACGCCTGCAGCGTGCCGCGCAGCTTGTTCACGACGAGGGTCGCCAGCGCCTCGCCTTCGACGTCCTCGGCGATGAGCAGGAACGCACGCCCCTCCTTGGCGATGCGCTCGAGCAGCGGGAGCAGATCGCGCAGCGTCCCGATGCGTTTCTCGTGCAGGATGACCAGCGGCTCCTCGAGCACCGCCTCGACTTTCTCGGCGTTGGTCACGAAGTACGGCGACAGGAAGCCGCGGTCGAACTGCATGCCCTCGACGATCTCGAGCGAGGTCTCCGTGCCGCGCGCCTCCTCGACGGTGACGATGCCTTCCGATCCGACGCGCTCGATCGCCCGAGCGACCATGCGCCCGATCTCCACGTTGCCGTGCGCGGAGATGCTCGCGACCTGCTCCTTCTCGCGAAGCACCGTGACAGGCTTCGAGATCGCACGCAGTGCCTCGACCGCCGCGGCGACTCCCCGATCGAGCCCGCGCTTCAGGTCGACGGCGCTCGCGCCGGCCGCCACGTTGCGCACGCCGTCCGCCAGGATCGCGTGCGCGAGCAGGGTCGAGGTGGTGGTTCCGTCGCCGACGGCCTCGCCGGTGCGGATGGCCGCCTCGCGCAGCATCTGCGCGCCCAGGTTCTGCTCGGGGTCGGGCAGATCGACGCGCTTGGCGATGGTCACTCCGTCGTCGCAGACGATCGGCGAGGAGAACTTTCGCTCGAGCAGCATCGAGCGGGATTTCGGGCCCAGCGTCGCTCGGACCGCGTCGGCCAGCGCGGCGGCCCCGGCGAGGATCTTCTCCCGAGCCTGGTCGCGGAACAGGAGCCGTGTGTGTGCCACGCCCGAGGCCTCAGCAAGCGGCGTGCCGCGCCCGGGGCGGGCTTCAGCCGTGCGGGCACTCGACGTGCACGGCCATGTGGGACAGGCGGATCAGCTCGCGCTCCTGGCGGCGCAGCTCCCACGAGTCGTAGAGGAAGATCTCGAGCGGGCGCCACATGGCCACCCAGCCGCCGATCAAGAGACTCTCCTGCCCGAGCTCCGCGACCGGTGAGTCAGTGAGCCGCACGAGCGCCTGACCGAGGACGAAGCACAGCGCGTAGAACGCGAGAC
The Myxococcota bacterium genome window above contains:
- the pdhA gene encoding pyruvate dehydrogenase (acetyl-transferring) E1 component subunit alpha; the protein is MVRIRRFEEACAEQYSKGRIRGFLHLYVGQEAVAVGVLDCLERDDAVVATYREHGHALARGIDSARLMAEMFGRAEGCSGGRGGSMHVFDAATRFYGGQAIVAAGLPLAVGLALADQMQRRPRVTVCFFGEGAVAEGEFHEAMNLAALWRLPVLFACENNLYAMGTALSRSESETNLCVKAASYEMPAWSVDGMDVLAVEDATRRAMTAVREGGPLFLELRTYRFRAHSMFDPQLYRDKAEVELWKQRDPIPAFASRAQASGALRPEDRAALEQEAEAEMAQAVAFAEAGRLEPVAELARHVYFEGEAR
- a CDS encoding pyruvate dehydrogenase complex E1 component subunit beta, producing MTERIQQSFRDAFRQSLREALLRDERVFLMGEDVGRYGGSYAVSHGLLAEFGPERIRDTPLSESGFVGAGIGAALGGMRPIVEIMTVNFSLLALDQIVNGAATLSHMSGGQIHVPLVIRMATGAGRQLAAQHSHSLEGWYAHIPGIKIAAPATLEDARGMLWTALCDPDPVLIFEQARLYPVEGEVAADAGPVDLERAAVRRSGRDVSLIAYGGTLDRALEAAQSLAAEGIEAEVLDLRVLRPLDEAAILATVARTHRVVIADEGWRSGSLSAEVAARIAERALGELDAPIRRVCTAEVPIPYPKHLEDAALPSAAGIAAAARELVGRRG
- a CDS encoding dihydrolipoamide acetyltransferase family protein; protein product: MPSLGADMDRGKILEWRKKVGESFVRGEIVVLVDTDKAEIEVESFHDGVLDEILVAVGETVPVGTPIARFTASARPGAAPATPPPPVTRAPPAPATPPRPPRPAAPAAAPPAPAAARAHATPLARRIAAERGVDLTALVGSGVDGAITREDVERAAAPAARSAVPRDRAGAMRAAIAAAMERANREIPHYYVESRIDLGRATEWLAAANAARPIGERLLPAALFVKAVALAAREVPELNGFWREGAFEPAREVHVGLIVSLRQGGLLAPALHDAADKSLSQIMVALRDGVARARAGKLRSSEVSGATISLTNLGDQGAQRVFGVIMPPQVALVGFGRVTEQPVASGGLIGARPVVDVSVAGDHRASDGHRAGRFLSALARLLAEPERL
- a CDS encoding acyl carrier protein produces the protein MSRAELRAAIFSALAEVAPEADPGTLRDELPLRDQLDLDSMDFLNLLIGVHQRTGVEIPEADYGELASLEQLVAYLEAKQRG
- a CDS encoding cold shock domain-containing protein, which translates into the protein MEIHWDNVEEVDEALRHKLEARIRRLVAQHDDILSMRITGKGGHHHRHGAREIHIAAQAKGRVMTATRSAPDLARALHDAVDAFAHELRHVRGRRTSTRVRARAGGPPLLGLVDRLYRDGGYGFVLTDDGTSVYFHRNAVHGDLDFEKLEVGQRIALDVEDGDEGPQATVLRPARDVPLP
- a CDS encoding CBS domain-containing protein — its product is MPTARELMETRLISVNPEASLLEVHRLFAEEEISGAPVVDDLGTLIGVITASDLIRAVQEESGTARFETGYFRDLLPYSSPDWAAGPEDFENRLAALRVSEAMTAEVLTISPSTPAPEIARLLREQHIHRVFVSAGSQLLGIVTAFDLLRVLEKLKD
- the groL gene encoding chaperonin GroEL (60 kDa chaperone family; promotes refolding of misfolded polypeptides especially under stressful conditions; forms two stacked rings of heptamers to form a barrel-shaped 14mer; ends can be capped by GroES; misfolded proteins enter the barrel where they are refolded when GroES binds) codes for the protein MAHTRLLFRDQAREKILAGAAALADAVRATLGPKSRSMLLERKFSSPIVCDDGVTIAKRVDLPDPEQNLGAQMLREAAIRTGEAVGDGTTTSTLLAHAILADGVRNVAAGASAVDLKRGLDRGVAAAVEALRAISKPVTVLREKEQVASISAHGNVEIGRMVARAIERVGSEGIVTVEEARGTETSLEIVEGMQFDRGFLSPYFVTNAEKVEAVLEEPLVILHEKRIGTLRDLLPLLERIAKEGRAFLLIAEDVEGEALATLVVNKLRGTLQACAVKAPGFGDRRKEILRDIATLCGGTIVSEELGLKLENLELPQLGKAKRVIVNKDTTTIIGGGGDPTALKGRCEELRRAIADSKSDYDREKLEERLAKLSGGVAVIRVGAPSEAEMKSRREAFDDAINATKAAVAEGIVPGAGLALLRAIPAVEAVEQKCEGDERTGVRILRQALEAPTRQIAVNSGCDAGVVVERMRAGAGSFGFDAARGRYVDLVEAGIIDAAKVIRSALDNAVSVAGVLLLAEGTLTEMEEKKGAGAGMPEVE